The following are encoded together in the Bacteroidota bacterium genome:
- a CDS encoding T9SS type A sorting domain-containing protein, whose amino-acid sequence MVASAHSQESSLEPKVVPEPHEFLPPISPRWGGDFAITQREPLGRSSGAARANGTAFIAVPDTGLIPNRGIVTYRTTNFGVTWSTASSVSPSLLVSNTKMIRGANDSLYLFFLSGGDLYCWNVETAIIRNVTGVVPPMQDFDVVASANGNFYAFVHNPETNQIFTFRSTDYGAIWGAQVFSQDGAHPRAYINTVFGRRDTLFVSYYSPVSTDTSRSMIALRRLRENNSLLETIDNRIIDEDTTYRRREHQCVRSGNVVWFFIQREPLIGEDSNIRCRVSTDLGVTFAPAFTLAGTSIGEYWFDAAHYSDGVDFIYVADSAATANDRLMYLYLEQTTPTTVRGRRRISDHPPQWSSRYYLPRIIEYPSVGGDVGVIWVGLDGATRKVFYDSQSASPLNVRENPDEVPKGFLLMQNYPNPFNPSTTIKFSIPQAGFVSLKLYDLLGMEVRTLVSQQMNPGTHAVDFDARDLASGVYLYRMQTGASSATRKLMLVR is encoded by the coding sequence TTGGTTGCATCAGCACATTCACAAGAATCTTCTCTTGAGCCCAAGGTCGTTCCAGAGCCGCATGAGTTTCTGCCGCCAATAAGCCCGCGATGGGGGGGTGATTTCGCAATAACTCAACGCGAGCCCCTTGGTCGCTCGTCTGGTGCGGCAAGGGCAAATGGGACCGCGTTCATTGCCGTCCCCGATACAGGGCTTATTCCAAACCGCGGGATCGTCACCTACCGTACGACCAATTTTGGTGTTACGTGGTCAACAGCATCGTCTGTTTCTCCTTCTCTCCTTGTCAGCAACACCAAGATGATACGGGGAGCCAATGACTCGCTCTACCTGTTCTTTCTGAGCGGTGGAGACCTGTACTGCTGGAATGTGGAGACCGCGATTATCAGAAACGTTACGGGTGTTGTTCCCCCCATGCAAGATTTCGATGTGGTCGCATCGGCCAACGGCAATTTCTACGCCTTCGTCCACAATCCGGAGACCAACCAGATATTTACTTTTCGCAGTACCGACTACGGTGCCATTTGGGGCGCGCAAGTATTTTCACAAGACGGTGCCCATCCGCGTGCATACATCAACACTGTCTTCGGTCGTCGGGATACTCTCTTCGTCAGTTATTACAGTCCGGTTAGTACTGATACGTCCCGCTCAATGATCGCCTTGCGGCGCTTGCGCGAAAACAACAGTCTCCTTGAAACCATTGATAACAGGATTATTGACGAGGACACGACGTACAGGAGACGGGAACATCAATGTGTCCGGTCGGGGAATGTTGTATGGTTCTTCATACAGCGGGAACCGCTCATCGGCGAGGACTCGAACATCCGGTGCCGCGTGAGCACGGACCTCGGTGTGACTTTTGCTCCCGCGTTCACTCTTGCTGGAACGAGTATCGGCGAGTATTGGTTTGATGCTGCCCACTATTCTGATGGCGTGGATTTCATCTACGTTGCCGATAGCGCCGCCACGGCAAACGATCGGCTTATGTATCTTTATCTTGAACAGACTACGCCCACAACCGTGCGCGGTCGCCGCCGTATCAGCGACCATCCGCCTCAGTGGTCATCAAGATACTATCTCCCCAGAATCATCGAGTATCCGAGTGTCGGTGGAGATGTCGGAGTTATTTGGGTTGGTTTGGATGGAGCAACTCGCAAGGTCTTCTATGATAGTCAGTCCGCATCGCCGTTGAATGTCAGGGAGAATCCTGATGAGGTTCCAAAAGGGTTTTTGCTAATGCAGAACTATCCTAATCCTTTCAATCCAAGCACCACCATCAAATTCTCCATCCCGCAAGCCGGGTTCGTGTCGCTTAAGCTGTACGATCTGCTCGGAATGGAAGTGCGCACGCTCGTCTCTCAACAAATGAATCCGGGCACGCACGCAGTTGACTTCGATGCCCGTGATCTTGCGAGCGGAGTGTACCTGTACCGAATGCAGACAGGGGCTTCTTCTGCCACCAGGAAACTCATGCTCGTCCGATAG
- a CDS encoding response regulator transcription factor: MMTNPETTQLTVWVVEDNDSYRENISELVRQTPALQFEHAFSSCEGALEELHRSAFPDIILMDIGLPGMNGIEGVQRVKAISPETRVVMLTVFDENDMIFRAICAGASGYLLKSESTDRIMTSLQEVLNGGAPMNAQIAAKVVDMFSRLAAPKGNYGLTAREREILQCLVDGLSKKQIADKLFLSFHTIDMHMRGIYTKLQVHSRSGAVAKALKENLL; the protein is encoded by the coding sequence ATGATGACGAATCCCGAGACCACGCAGCTCACCGTGTGGGTCGTGGAGGACAACGACTCGTACCGGGAGAACATCTCCGAGCTTGTCCGCCAGACACCCGCGCTGCAATTTGAACATGCGTTCTCCTCGTGCGAGGGGGCGCTTGAGGAATTGCATCGTTCCGCCTTCCCCGATATTATACTGATGGACATCGGTTTGCCGGGAATGAACGGCATTGAGGGGGTGCAGCGGGTGAAGGCCATTTCCCCCGAAACGCGTGTCGTTATGCTCACGGTCTTCGATGAAAACGACATGATCTTTCGGGCGATATGCGCAGGCGCTTCCGGCTATCTGCTTAAAAGCGAGTCGACTGACAGGATCATGACTTCGCTGCAGGAAGTCCTGAACGGCGGGGCGCCGATGAACGCGCAGATTGCAGCAAAAGTAGTAGACATGTTTTCCCGCCTTGCCGCCCCGAAAGGCAACTATGGCCTGACGGCACGCGAGCGCGAGATTCTCCAGTGTCTCGTTGACGGCCTCTCAAAGAAACAAATTGCCGACAAGCTCTTTCTCAGCTTTCACACCATCGACATGCACATGCGGGGAATCTATACGAAACTTCAAGTCCATTCCCGCAGCGGTGCCGTTGCCAAAGCCCTCAAAGAGAACCTGCTCTAA